Proteins from one Globicephala melas chromosome 21, mGloMel1.2, whole genome shotgun sequence genomic window:
- the ZNF703 gene encoding zinc finger protein 703: MSDSPAGSNSRTPESSGSGGGGKRPAVPAAVSLLPPADPLRQANRLPIRVLKMLSAHTGHLLHPEYLQPLSSTPVSPIELDAKKSPLALLAQTCSQIGKPDPPPSSKLNSVAAANGLGAEKDPGRSASGAASASAALKQLGDSPAEDKSSFKPYSKGSGGGDSRKDSGSSSVSSTSSSSSLSPGDKAGFRVPSAACTPFPPHGAPVSASSSSSSPGGSRGGSPHHSDCKTGGGGAGGELDKKDQEPKPSPEPAAVSRGSGGEPGAHGGAEAGASGRKSEPPSALVGAGHVAPVSPYKPGHSVFPLPPSSIGYHGSIVGAYAGYPSQFVPGLDPSKSGLVGGQLSGGLGLPPGKPPSSSPLTGASPPSFLQGLCRDPYCLGGYHGASHLGGSSCSTCSAHDPAAPGLKAGGYPLVYPGHPLQPAALSSSAAQAALPGHPLYTYGFMLQNEPLPHSCNWVAASGPCDKRFATSEELLSHLRTHTALPGAEKLLAAYPGASGLGSAAAAAAAAASCHLHLPPPTAPGSPGSLSLRSPHTLGLSRYHPYGKSHLSTAGGLAVPSLPTAGPYYSPYALYGQRLASASALGYQ; this comes from the exons ATGAGCGATTCGCCCGCTGGATCTAACTCAAGGACACCCGAAagcagcggcagcggcggcggcgggaagAGGCCGGCAGTGCCGGCGGCGGTGTCCCTCTTGCCTCCGGCGGACCCCCTGCGCCAGGCGAACCGGCTCCCTATCAGGGTCCTGAAGATGCTGAGCGCTCACACCGGCCACCTCCTGCACCCGGAGTACCTGCAGCCGCTGTCCTCCACTCCCGTCAGCCCCATTGAG CTGGACGCCAAGAAGAGTCCTTTGGCGTTGCTGGCCCAGACTTGCTCGCAGATCGGCAAGCCGGACCCGCCGCCCTCGTCCAAGCTCAACTCGGTAGCGGCGGCCAACGGGCTGGGAGCGGAGAAGGACCCTGGCCGCTCGGCCTCGGGCGCCGCCTCCGCGTCTGCGGCACTCAAGCAGCTGGGGGACTCCCCGGCCGAGGACAAGTCCAGCTTCAAGCCCTACTCCAAGGGCTCCGGAGGCGGCGACTCTCGCAAAGACAGCGGCTCCTCCTCCGtgtcctccacctcctcctcctcctccttgtccCCGGGAGACAAGGCGGGCTTCAGGGTCCCTAGCGCCGCCTGCACGCCCTTTCCCCCGCATGGAGCGCCGGTCTCGGCGTCGTCGTCCTCGTCCTCCCCCGGCGGCTCCCGGGGCGGCTCCCCGCACCACTCTGACTGCAAGACCGGCGGCGGGGGCGCCGGCGGGGAGCTGGACAAGAAAGACCAGGAGCCCAAGCCCAGCCCGGAGCCCGCGGCCGTGAGCCGAGGCAGCGGTGGGGAGCCGGGTGCGCATGGCGGCGCCGAGGCCGGGGCCTCCGGGCGCAAGTCGGAGCCGCCCTCCGCGCTGGTGGGGGCCGGCCACGTGGCGCCGGTGTCGCCCTACAAGCCGGGCCACTCGGTGTTCCCGCTGCCACCCTCCAGCATCGGCTACCACGGCTCCATTGTGGGCGCCTACGCCGGCTACCCGTCTCAGTTCGTGCCTGGCCTGGATCCGAGCAAGTCTGGCCTCGTGGGAGGCCAGCTGTCGGGGGGCCTGGGCCTGCCCCCGGGCAAGCCCCCCAGCTCCAGCCCGCTCACCGGGGCCTCCCCGCCGTCCTTCCTGCAGGGATTATGCCGCGACCCCTACTGCCTGGGAGGTTACCACGGCGCCTCGCACCTCGGCGGCTCCAGCTGCTCCACCTGCAGCGCGCACGACCCAGCTGCGCCTGGCCTGAAGGCGGGGGGCTACCCGCTGGTGTACCCCGGGCACCCGCTGCAGCCCGCCGCGCTCTCGTCCAGCGCCGCCCAGGCCGCGCTCCCCGGCCACCCGCTCTACACCTACGGCTTCATGCTGCAGAACGAACCGCTGCCGCACAGCTGCAACTGGGTGGCGGCCAGCGGGCCGTGCGACAAGCGCTTCGCCACCTCGGAGGAGCTGCTCAGCCACCTACGGACTCACACGGCCCTGCCCGGCGCCGAGAAACTTCTGGCCGCCTATCCGGGGGCCTCGGGCCTGGGCAGCGCCGCCGCGGCCGCTGCGGCCGCCGCCTCCTGCCATCTGCACCTCCCTCCGCCGACCGCCCCCGGCAGCCCCGGGTCGCTGTCCTTGCGGAGTCCACACACTTTGGGCCTAAGCCGGTACCACCCTTACGGCAAGAGCCACTTATCCACAGCCGGGGGCCTGGCCGTGCCGTCCCTCCCCACAGCCGGACCCTACTACTCACCATACGCGCTGTACGGACAGAGACTGGCCTCAGCCTCCGCGCTCGGATACCAGTAA